The proteins below come from a single Mus musculus strain C57BL/6J chromosome 5, GRCm38.p6 C57BL/6J genomic window:
- the Hnrnpdl gene encoding heterogeneous nuclear ribonucleoprotein D-like isoform X1, with the protein MEVPPRLSHVPPPLFPSAPATLASRGLSHWRPRAPRQLAPLLPSLASSASRQGARRSPRHVTAQQPSRLAGGAAIKGGRRRRPDLFRRHFKSSSIQRSAAAAAGTRTARQHPLADGSATMEDMNEYSNIEEFAEGSKINASKNQQDDGKMFIGGLSWDTSKKDLTEYLSRFGEVVDCTIKTDPVTGRSRGFGFVLFKDAASVDKVLELKEHKLDGKLIDPKRAKALKGKEPPKKVFVGGLSPDTSEEQIKEYFGAFGEIENIELPMDTKTNERRGFCFITYTDEEPVKKLLESRYHQIGSGKCEIKVAQPKEVYRQQQQQQKGGRGAAAGGRGGARGRGRGQGQNWNQGFNNYYDQGYGNYNSAYGGDQNYSGYGGYDYTGYNYGNYGYGQGYADYSGQQSTYGKASRGGGNHQNNYQPY; encoded by the exons ATGGAGGTCCCGCCCCGGCTCTCCCATGTGCCGCCGCCATTGTTCCCCTCCGCTCCCGCTACTTTAGCCTCCCGCGGCCTCTCCCATTGGCGGCCACGGGCTCCCCGGCAGCTCGCCCCGCTCCTCCCTTCGCTCGCTTCCAGCGCCTCCCGCCAGGGGGCGCGCCGGAGCCCGCGCCACGTCACCGCCCAGCAGCCCTCCCGATTGGCGGGCGGGGCGGCTATAAAGGGAGGGCGCAGGCGGCGGCCGGATCTCTTCCGCCGCCATTTTAAATCTAGCTCCATACAACGctccgccgccgctgccgccgggACCCGGACTGCGCGCCAGCACCCCCTCGCCGACGGCTCCGCCACCATGGAGGACATGAATGAGTACAGCAACATAGAGGAGTTCGCAGAGGGATCCAAGATCAACGCGAGCAAGAACCAGCAGGATGACGG TAAAATGTTTATTGGAGGCTTGAGCTGGGATACAAGCAAGAAAGATCTGACTGAATATTTGTCTCGATTTGGGGAAGTGGTAGACTGCACAATTAAAACAGACCCAGTCACGGGAAGATCAAGAGGATTTGGATTTGTGCTTTTCAAAGATGCTGCTAGTGTGGATAAG GTTTTGGAACTGAAAGAACACAAACTGGATGGCAAATTGATAGACCCCAAAAGGGCCAAAGCTTTAAAGGGGAAAGAACCCCCTAAAAAGGTCTTTGTGGGTGGATTGAGCCCAGATACTTCAGAAGAACAAATTAAAGAATATTTTGGAGCCTTTGGAGAG ATAGAAAATATTGAGCTTCCCATGgatacaaaaacaaatgaaagaagagGATTCTGTTTTATCACATACACAGACGAAGAGCCAGTAAAGAAACTGTTAGAAAGCAGATACCATCAAATAGGTTCTGGGAAG TGCGAAATCAAAGTTGCGCAACCCAAAGAGGTGtacaggcagcagcagcaacaacagaaagGAGGCAGAGGGGCTGCAGCCGGCGGAAGAGGAGGTGCTAGGGGGCGTGGAAGAG GTCAGGGCCAAAACTGGAACCAAGGATTTAATAACTATTATGATCAAGGATATGGAAATTATAATAGTGCCTATGGTGGTGATCAGAACTATAGTGGCTATGGCGGCTATGATTATACTGGGTATAACTATGGGAACTATGGATATGGACAGGGATATGCAGACTACAGCG GTCAGCAGAGCACTTACGGCAAGGCGTCCCGAGGGGGCGGCAATCACCAGAACAATTACCAGCCCTACTAA
- the Hnrnpdl gene encoding heterogeneous nuclear ribonucleoprotein D-like isoform X2 — MEVPPRLSHVPPPLFPSAPATLASRGLSHWRPRAPRQLAPLLPSLASSASRQGARRSPRHVTAQQPSRLAGGAAIKGGRRRRPDLFRRHFKSSSIQRSAAAAAGTRTARQHPLADGSATMEDMNEYSNIEEFAEGSKINASKNQQDDGKMFIGGLSWDTSKKDLTEYLSRFGEVVDCTIKTDPVTGRSRGFGFVLFKDAASVDKVLELKEHKLDGKLIDPKRAKALKGKEPPKKVFVGGLSPDTSEEQIKEYFGAFGEIENIELPMDTKTNERRGFCFITYTDEEPVKKLLESRYHQIGSGKCEIKVAQPKEVYRQQQQQQKGGRGAAAGGRGGARGRGRGQQSTYGKASRGGGNHQNNYQPY, encoded by the exons ATGGAGGTCCCGCCCCGGCTCTCCCATGTGCCGCCGCCATTGTTCCCCTCCGCTCCCGCTACTTTAGCCTCCCGCGGCCTCTCCCATTGGCGGCCACGGGCTCCCCGGCAGCTCGCCCCGCTCCTCCCTTCGCTCGCTTCCAGCGCCTCCCGCCAGGGGGCGCGCCGGAGCCCGCGCCACGTCACCGCCCAGCAGCCCTCCCGATTGGCGGGCGGGGCGGCTATAAAGGGAGGGCGCAGGCGGCGGCCGGATCTCTTCCGCCGCCATTTTAAATCTAGCTCCATACAACGctccgccgccgctgccgccgggACCCGGACTGCGCGCCAGCACCCCCTCGCCGACGGCTCCGCCACCATGGAGGACATGAATGAGTACAGCAACATAGAGGAGTTCGCAGAGGGATCCAAGATCAACGCGAGCAAGAACCAGCAGGATGACGG TAAAATGTTTATTGGAGGCTTGAGCTGGGATACAAGCAAGAAAGATCTGACTGAATATTTGTCTCGATTTGGGGAAGTGGTAGACTGCACAATTAAAACAGACCCAGTCACGGGAAGATCAAGAGGATTTGGATTTGTGCTTTTCAAAGATGCTGCTAGTGTGGATAAG GTTTTGGAACTGAAAGAACACAAACTGGATGGCAAATTGATAGACCCCAAAAGGGCCAAAGCTTTAAAGGGGAAAGAACCCCCTAAAAAGGTCTTTGTGGGTGGATTGAGCCCAGATACTTCAGAAGAACAAATTAAAGAATATTTTGGAGCCTTTGGAGAG ATAGAAAATATTGAGCTTCCCATGgatacaaaaacaaatgaaagaagagGATTCTGTTTTATCACATACACAGACGAAGAGCCAGTAAAGAAACTGTTAGAAAGCAGATACCATCAAATAGGTTCTGGGAAG TGCGAAATCAAAGTTGCGCAACCCAAAGAGGTGtacaggcagcagcagcaacaacagaaagGAGGCAGAGGGGCTGCAGCCGGCGGAAGAGGAGGTGCTAGGGGGCGTGGAAGAG GTCAGCAGAGCACTTACGGCAAGGCGTCCCGAGGGGGCGGCAATCACCAGAACAATTACCAGCCCTACTAA